One window from the genome of Pseudoalteromonas sp. '520P1 No. 423' encodes:
- the mnmC gene encoding bifunctional tRNA (5-methylaminomethyl-2-thiouridine)(34)-methyltransferase MnmD/FAD-dependent 5-carboxymethylaminomethyl-2-thiouridine(34) oxidoreductase MnmC: MIENAKIHFNSDGIPVSDKFGDIYYSKTITTQTTHKGMNTVSQINESSFVFVEKNQILERFSNHDQNHFVIAETGFGTGLNFLNTWQQFENSENKAVKKLHFISFEKYPIKKSNLARSLAAWPSLKPYAEQLVDLYPVAMQGCHRLEFNNGSIVLDLWFGDIQDTLPQICFQEKGIIDAWYLDGFAPSKNPDMWQQSLFNAMADLGRDNCTFATFTASGFVRRGLIEAGFEVKKHKGFGRKREMISGQLIKANDKFSEPKYYPRDSAELKSIAIIGGGIATSSLALSLSKRDAQFEVFCKDEKVAMGASHNHQGALYPHLQANFSRESQFYAHSFFYARRCFDDVLAKGYEFPYQWCGVLLHGINAEKQKRQKSLIKQNNWPFELIHYVNAEQASAIANVDTPYSGLFIKHGGWINPPKLVEAMLAYSQSNHPFKLNTNTKIEKYYQKDNAWYLFDGKNEHGPYSQIIIAAGEHSDTFEQTKTLDLHPVRGQVSHVKATDKSEKLTTVLCHKGYLTPQYLDHHCIGATFTKNSKETHISDDDNNINLKQVTDFYGDCEFTSGLNNITSAKAAIRCTSFDHMPLVGQVTDIANYQTSFATLRHGSKYGYLPYQSSTPGLYIFTGLGARGLCSAPLSAELLCSELFNEPLPIDLAMNQALHPARFIVRDLKRNKV, encoded by the coding sequence ATGATTGAAAACGCTAAAATTCACTTCAACTCAGATGGTATACCAGTTTCAGATAAATTTGGCGATATTTATTATTCGAAAACAATCACTACACAGACTACACATAAAGGGATGAACACGGTATCTCAAATTAATGAATCTAGCTTTGTATTTGTTGAAAAGAATCAAATTTTAGAACGATTTAGCAATCATGATCAAAATCACTTTGTTATCGCTGAAACAGGTTTTGGCACAGGTTTAAACTTTTTAAATACCTGGCAACAATTTGAAAACAGTGAAAATAAAGCAGTAAAAAAGCTTCACTTTATCTCTTTTGAAAAATATCCAATCAAGAAATCTAACTTAGCCCGATCACTGGCAGCATGGCCGAGTTTAAAACCCTATGCAGAGCAATTAGTTGATTTATATCCTGTGGCAATGCAAGGATGCCATAGATTGGAGTTTAACAATGGTAGTATTGTATTAGATCTGTGGTTTGGTGACATTCAAGATACTTTACCGCAAATATGCTTTCAAGAAAAAGGCATTATTGATGCGTGGTATTTAGATGGCTTTGCCCCAAGCAAAAATCCAGATATGTGGCAACAATCACTTTTTAATGCCATGGCTGATTTAGGGCGTGATAATTGTACTTTTGCGACTTTCACCGCTTCAGGGTTTGTTAGAAGAGGATTAATTGAAGCCGGATTCGAAGTAAAAAAACACAAAGGCTTTGGCCGTAAAAGAGAAATGATCAGCGGCCAGCTCATCAAAGCCAATGATAAATTTAGCGAACCCAAATATTACCCTAGAGATTCTGCTGAACTAAAAAGTATAGCCATTATAGGCGGCGGTATCGCCACATCAAGTCTCGCTTTATCATTAAGTAAGCGTGATGCCCAGTTTGAAGTATTCTGCAAAGATGAAAAAGTCGCGATGGGTGCATCTCACAACCATCAAGGTGCTTTATACCCTCACCTTCAAGCTAACTTTAGCCGTGAAAGTCAGTTTTATGCTCACAGTTTTTTTTACGCTAGACGGTGTTTTGATGACGTATTAGCAAAAGGCTATGAGTTTCCATATCAGTGGTGTGGAGTATTGCTTCATGGCATAAATGCAGAAAAGCAAAAAAGGCAAAAATCACTCATAAAACAAAATAACTGGCCCTTTGAATTAATTCACTATGTAAATGCCGAGCAAGCATCTGCTATAGCAAATGTAGATACGCCATACTCAGGTTTATTTATCAAACACGGAGGCTGGATAAATCCGCCTAAACTGGTAGAAGCCATGTTGGCTTATAGTCAGTCAAATCACCCTTTTAAATTAAATACCAATACGAAAATTGAAAAATACTATCAAAAAGACAATGCCTGGTATTTATTTGATGGTAAAAATGAGCACGGCCCTTATTCTCAAATCATTATAGCAGCAGGTGAGCACAGTGATACATTTGAGCAAACTAAAACTCTTGATTTACATCCAGTAAGAGGTCAAGTCAGCCATGTTAAAGCAACAGATAAATCAGAGAAACTCACAACGGTTTTATGCCATAAAGGTTATTTAACGCCACAATATTTAGATCATCATTGTATTGGGGCAACATTTACTAAAAACAGTAAAGAAACACATATCAGCGATGACGATAATAATATAAACCTAAAACAAGTGACTGATTTTTATGGAGACTGTGAATTTACCTCTGGTTTAAATAATATAACCAGTGCAAAAGCTGCGATCCGATGTACTAGCTTTGATCATATGCCATTAGTTGGCCAAGTTACCGATATAGCTAATTATCAAACAAGTTTTGCCACACTTCGCCATGGCAGTAAATATGGTTACTTACCTTATCAATCTTCAACTCCTGGTCTTTATATTTTCACAGGTTTAGGCGCTAGAGGTTTATGCAGCGCACCATTAAGTGCAGAGCTATTATGTAGCGAACTATTTAATGAACCTTTACCGATAGATTTAGCCATGAATCAAGCCCTTCATCCAGCGAGATTTATCGTCAGAGATTTAAAACGAAATAAAGTATGA
- a CDS encoding DEAD/DEAH box helicase: MKLRNWQSECINSAISKYKSKKHFLALATPGAGKTVMASVLAKILYDRGEIDLVLCFSPSSIVAHDFSCALSEQFEAHFDGNIGAMGNSYTYQALSTLNSTVWRLFDKYRVFVIFDEIHHCAGSSVKDANAWGKPIITTIKERAAFTIAVTGTAWRTDALPIALADYCNESGKIQCDYAYGLKEAIRDNVCRIPQVIALDNDQITVVENGETNHFTSFLDLLSQSIIPYSKIVTNPSVIEQLLNHSNTKLNEIRCFNKSAGGLIVASSIPHAWKIELILKQTLGESAIVVTSDEDNANELITSFRHSQDKWIISVGMISEGTNIPRLQVCCYLSNVKTEMNYRQVSGRILRITDAPNQQAFLFMPAEPKLVEYAYRVAQDVPDGLAKVKLAQLDEEITAEVDKANQGEQVIPDGDPIDTFSDEPIINIGDAITDNDEIKDPINEIQEGKIAITADKIMGIFGQFNHKELEIDGFEHLVISKQSMAQLNQYSAEVF; the protein is encoded by the coding sequence ATGAAACTGAGAAATTGGCAGTCAGAGTGTATTAACTCTGCAATTTCTAAATATAAATCAAAGAAGCACTTTTTAGCACTCGCTACCCCTGGTGCTGGTAAAACTGTAATGGCATCAGTGTTAGCCAAGATACTTTATGATCGAGGCGAAATCGATCTCGTTCTTTGCTTCTCACCTTCTTCTATTGTCGCTCATGATTTTAGTTGTGCTTTAAGCGAACAGTTTGAAGCCCACTTTGACGGCAATATTGGCGCAATGGGGAATTCATATACTTATCAGGCGTTAAGTACATTAAATAGCACTGTATGGCGTTTGTTTGATAAATATCGGGTATTTGTAATATTTGATGAAATTCATCATTGTGCAGGCTCAAGCGTCAAAGATGCTAATGCTTGGGGAAAACCGATCATCACAACAATAAAGGAACGAGCAGCCTTCACTATTGCTGTAACTGGTACAGCTTGGCGTACAGATGCATTGCCCATAGCGCTAGCCGACTACTGTAACGAGTCAGGTAAAATACAGTGTGATTACGCATATGGTTTAAAAGAGGCTATAAGAGATAATGTGTGCCGTATACCTCAGGTCATAGCATTAGATAATGACCAGATAACAGTTGTGGAAAATGGTGAAACAAACCACTTCACTAGCTTCTTAGATTTATTGTCACAATCAATAATTCCGTATTCTAAGATTGTTACTAACCCTAGCGTTATTGAACAATTATTAAACCATTCGAATACCAAGCTAAATGAGATTCGCTGCTTTAATAAAAGTGCTGGCGGTTTAATTGTGGCTTCCTCGATTCCACACGCCTGGAAAATAGAGCTAATTTTGAAGCAGACTTTAGGAGAAAGCGCCATTGTTGTTACTAGTGATGAAGATAACGCAAATGAACTGATTACGTCCTTTAGGCACAGTCAAGATAAATGGATCATTAGTGTCGGAATGATTTCAGAAGGCACTAATATCCCACGTCTTCAAGTATGTTGTTATCTTTCGAATGTAAAAACTGAGATGAATTACCGCCAAGTTTCAGGTCGTATATTACGTATTACCGATGCTCCAAACCAGCAAGCTTTTCTCTTTATGCCAGCTGAACCAAAGCTTGTTGAGTATGCTTACCGTGTTGCTCAGGACGTTCCCGATGGATTAGCAAAAGTAAAACTGGCTCAATTGGATGAAGAGATAACAGCTGAAGTAGATAAGGCGAACCAAGGTGAACAGGTTATTCCTGACGGTGATCCTATAGATACTTTTTCTGATGAACCAATAATTAATATTGGAGATGCAATAACTGATAATGATGAAATTAAAGACCCTATTAATGAGATTCAAGAAGGTAAAATAGCTATAACCGCCGATAAAATAATGGGGATCTTTGGTCAGTTCAATCATAAAGAACTTGAAATTGATGGTTTTGAACATTTGGTTATTTCAAAGCAATCAATGGCTCAACTCAATCAATACAGTGCAGAGGTATTTTAA
- a CDS encoding helix-turn-helix domain-containing protein — protein MRDENFENDLAIQFGRNIRAARAKIGVKQEELCGKANLDRSYLSKIESGSYKITLAKVYALAAALECPLSEILPEVNGVKIK, from the coding sequence GTGCGTGACGAAAATTTTGAAAATGATTTAGCGATTCAATTTGGAAGAAATATAAGAGCAGCCAGAGCTAAGATAGGTGTGAAACAAGAAGAACTTTGCGGTAAAGCTAACCTCGATAGAAGTTACTTAAGTAAAATAGAAAGCGGCTCATATAAAATCACACTTGCTAAAGTTTATGCGTTAGCCGCAGCACTTGAATGCCCACTTTCAGAAATACTTCCAGAAGTTAATGGCGTAAAAATAAAATAA
- a CDS encoding restriction endonuclease subunit S → MNKTLSDIAIVKAGHPFRGKIPEEFEGNAYVVQIRDIDNDGIIHWHQLIRTNITGRKIPDWLKKGDVLFAARGARNAAAFVGNIDRPTLCAPHYFLIKVTDKSVLPEFIAWQLNQDGAQRYFANSAEGSAQTSIRRAVLEATPLVIPNIEKQNIIVEFDNKVKQEKHLLNALIDNRSKQMQGIAKELLDSGNQN, encoded by the coding sequence ATGAATAAAACATTATCTGATATTGCGATTGTGAAAGCAGGCCACCCTTTTAGGGGCAAGATACCTGAAGAGTTCGAAGGTAACGCTTATGTGGTGCAGATCAGGGATATAGATAACGATGGGATCATACATTGGCACCAACTCATTCGCACAAATATAACAGGGCGTAAAATCCCTGATTGGCTGAAAAAAGGCGATGTACTTTTTGCTGCCCGTGGAGCACGTAATGCAGCGGCTTTTGTTGGGAATATTGATAGACCAACGTTATGTGCACCGCATTATTTTTTAATTAAAGTAACTGATAAGTCGGTATTACCAGAGTTTATTGCTTGGCAATTAAACCAAGATGGTGCACAGCGTTATTTTGCTAACTCAGCAGAAGGCAGTGCACAAACAAGTATTAGACGAGCAGTATTAGAGGCTACTCCTTTAGTTATCCCAAATATTGAAAAACAGAACATAATAGTTGAGTTTGATAACAAAGTTAAACAAGAAAAGCATTTATTAAATGCTTTAATCGACAACAGATCTAAGCAGATGCAAGGCATTGCCAAAGAATTATTAGATTCTGGTAACCAGAACTAG